A genome region from Conger conger chromosome 16, fConCon1.1, whole genome shotgun sequence includes the following:
- the LOC133114986 gene encoding E3 ubiquitin/ISG15 ligase TRIM25-like isoform X3, protein MAEGRPFLDQEQLSCSICLDLLKHPVTIPCGHSYCLGCIKGCWDRDDHTGVYSCPQCRETFTPRPVLRKNTMFAEVVETLKKTGLQSASPAHCYSGPGDVPCDVCTGRKRKAIKSCLVCLASYCKTHLQPHYESPAFKKHKLVKATGNLQEKICSVHDKVLEIYCHTDQQCICYLCVMDEHRGHDTVSAAAERTEKQKQLGTTQSKFQQRIQEREKELQDLRQAVQSLKCSAQAAVDDNERIFTKLIRSIERRRSEVKELIRDQEKAEVSRAEGLLKQLEQEIAELKRRDAELEQLSHTEDHIHFLQSCLSLCAPPAPGDLPSITVSPHVSFEAVRKSVSELKERLEDICKGALVTIPESEKEVHVVDPWTREDFLQ, encoded by the exons ATGGCTGAAGGTAGACCGTTCCTGGATCAGGAACAGCTGAGCTGTTCAATCTGCCTGGATCTACTGAAGCATCCTGTGACaattccctgtggacacagttactgtttgggctgtattaagggctgctgggatcgggatgatcatactggtgtctacagctgtccccagtgcagagagaccttcaccccaaggcctgttttaagaaaaaacaccatgtttgctgaagtggtggagacactgaagaagacaggactccaaTCTGCTTCTCCTGCTCACTGCTAttctggacctggagacgtgccatgtgatgtctgcactgggagaaaacgcaaagccatcaagtcctgtctggtgtgtctAGCCTCTTACTGTAAAACTCACCTCCAGCCTCACTATGAATCTCCTGCCTTTAAGAagcacaaactggtcaaagccactggaaacctgcaggagaagatctgctcTGTTCATGACAAAGTGCTGGAGATTTACTGTCATaccgatcagcagtgtatctgttatctgtgtgtgatggatgaacacagaggacatgatacagtctcagctgcagccgaaaggactgagaaacag aagcagctggggacAACACAGAGTAAgttccagcagagaatccaggagagagagaaggagctgcaggatctaagacaggctgtgcagtcactcaag tgctctgcacaggcagcagtggaCGACAATGAGAGGATCTTTACTAAgctgatccgctccattgagagaaggcgctctgaggtgaaagagctgatcagagatcaggagaaggctgaggtgagtcgggctgaaggactcctgaagcaactggagcaggagattgctgagctgaagaggagagatgctgagctggagcagctttcacacacagaggaccacatccatttcctccag agctgtctgtctctctgtgcccctcctgcACCTGGAGACCTtcccagcatcactgtcagtccacatgtctcttttgaggctgtgaggaaatctgtctctgaactgAAAGAGCGACTGGAGGACATCTGCAAGGGGGCACTGGTCACAATTCCTGAATCAG AGAAAGAAGTTCATGTTGTAGACCCCTGGACCAGAGAGGATTTCTTACAGT
- the LOC133114986 gene encoding E3 ubiquitin/ISG15 ligase TRIM25-like isoform X2, producing the protein MAEGRPFLDQEQLSCSICLDLLKHPVTIPCGHSYCLGCIKGCWDRDDHTGVYSCPQCRETFTPRPVLRKNTMFAEVVETLKKTGLQSASPAHCYSGPGDVPCDVCTGRKRKAIKSCLVCLASYCKTHLQPHYESPAFKKHKLVKATGNLQEKICSVHDKVLEIYCHTDQQCICYLCVMDEHRGHDTVSAAAERTEKQKQLGTTQSKFQQRIQEREKELQDLRQAVQSLKCSAQAAVDDNERIFTKLIRSIERRRSEVKELIRDQEKAEVSRAEGLLKQLEQEIAELKRRDAELEQLSHTEDHIHFLQSCLSLCAPPAPGDLPSITVSPHVSFEAVRKSVSELKERLEDICKGALVTIPESEKEVHVVDPWTREDFLQSFCDETDHLVLCGNQFPPGSLQLWRHGWCSG; encoded by the exons ATGGCTGAAGGTAGACCGTTCCTGGATCAGGAACAGCTGAGCTGTTCAATCTGCCTGGATCTACTGAAGCATCCTGTGACaattccctgtggacacagttactgtttgggctgtattaagggctgctgggatcgggatgatcatactggtgtctacagctgtccccagtgcagagagaccttcaccccaaggcctgttttaagaaaaaacaccatgtttgctgaagtggtggagacactgaagaagacaggactccaaTCTGCTTCTCCTGCTCACTGCTAttctggacctggagacgtgccatgtgatgtctgcactgggagaaaacgcaaagccatcaagtcctgtctggtgtgtctAGCCTCTTACTGTAAAACTCACCTCCAGCCTCACTATGAATCTCCTGCCTTTAAGAagcacaaactggtcaaagccactggaaacctgcaggagaagatctgctcTGTTCATGACAAAGTGCTGGAGATTTACTGTCATaccgatcagcagtgtatctgttatctgtgtgtgatggatgaacacagaggacatgatacagtctcagctgcagccgaaaggactgagaaacag aagcagctggggacAACACAGAGTAAgttccagcagagaatccaggagagagagaaggagctgcaggatctaagacaggctgtgcagtcactcaag tgctctgcacaggcagcagtggaCGACAATGAGAGGATCTTTACTAAgctgatccgctccattgagagaaggcgctctgaggtgaaagagctgatcagagatcaggagaaggctgaggtgagtcgggctgaaggactcctgaagcaactggagcaggagattgctgagctgaagaggagagatgctgagctggagcagctttcacacacagaggaccacatccatttcctccag agctgtctgtctctctgtgcccctcctgcACCTGGAGACCTtcccagcatcactgtcagtccacatgtctcttttgaggctgtgaggaaatctgtctctgaactgAAAGAGCGACTGGAGGACATCTGCAAGGGGGCACTGGTCACAATTCCTGAATCAG AGAAAGAAGTTCATGTTGTAGACCCCTGGACCAGAGAGGATTTCTTACAGT